Proteins from a genomic interval of Geotrypetes seraphini chromosome 7, aGeoSer1.1, whole genome shotgun sequence:
- the LOC117364034 gene encoding barrier-to-autointegration factor B-like, with protein sequence MSSTSQKHRDFMAEPMGDKPVRCLAGIGDALGKKLEDKGFDKTYVVLGQFLVLKKDEELFREWLKDVCGANIKQARDCFGCLKEWCDAFL encoded by the coding sequence ATGTCATCCACATCCCAGAAACATCGGGACTTCATGGCAGAGCCCATGGGGGATAAGCCAGTGCGTTGCCTGGCTGGCATTGGTGATGCATTAGGCAAGAAGCTGGAAGATAAAGGCTTTGACAAGACCTATGTTGTCCTGGGCCAGTTTTTAGTCCTGAAGAAGGATGAAGAGCTCTTTCGGGAATGGCTAAAGGATGTATGCGGAGCCAACATTAAACAAGCAAGAGACTGCTTCGGTTGCCTGAAGGAGTGGTGCGATGCATTTTTGTAA